The stretch of DNA TGCAGTTCTTTCAAAGCTGTACTTTGACACTGCTTGTTTATAGCAGTAAGTCAGAATAACTTGTGCAGCTTTGAGGTTTTTGCATGGATCAAATAAATCAGAATAAGATGTACAAACCAATTCCAAATTATTGACATTAATTTGTCCTAAACTTATGTCAAAATTATGACAGTTATGCATAAGTTTTTCAGCCGTTGCGATTTCTTCTTGAAACGTAGAAGGTTGATGTGAGAGTTTGTGACAATCGTTGAATCCTATCACATAGATATAATCCTGTGATTTTTGCATAACAACGGCTGGAAATGTCGTGGGATGAATAGTGGGTGCGCATGTGGCTAAGAGCATCATGAAGTTTGGAATAGTCATTAGCAGTACACCCGATAACAAAAAAATTTACAGATAGAAACGCGAGTGCTGTACAGATTCTCCAACTGTCTCCACACTGAACTACCATAGATTTGCAGAGTCAGATTGGACAGCCCAAAATCTTGTTTTTTATGACTATAGATTTTGTTCTTTCTGAAGACATTTTTGATATATGCCAACATCCGCTCAACTTTGTAAACAGGCAAAAGGAAACGGGATATATTAGACCGACCGATGCTACGATCACTGCTATTATAAAAAGAGAGATTGAATCTAAACCATGGCTCTTTCTGTTGGTGCATTGCGACTGGTGACTTAATGTAATATTCTGTAGATTTCACTGTTTCAGAGTATAGCTGATATGAAGCAGAAACCGGTTGTATATGACAGTGCTTCTTATTGTTAGAACAAAGTGCACTGTTGTTATGCATAGAGGGCTTGTTCTTTTTTAATGATTGCCATAATTTATACAGTTGCGATTTATACTCACTTTCGACTGCTGTTCTCAGAGAGTCGGAAGGGTGCAATGGGTCTTTTACACTCCGATTACCAATTTCAGGAACCAAACTGAAATAGGGTGCTGTAGTGACAAAAGAGACACCAACAAGTGATCCTTCGTTGTTCAAAGCACAACTCCGTGAAAGTGATATACTTTTCGTAATTTTAGTTTCGATAATAATGAAGACGGAATTCGTATATAATTGTGTTAAAAATATGGCGAAACATAATTCTTTTTTGCAAGGGGAGTAATAAGGTGAATGATCTCAAAAACATGAATCTTGATGAACTACAGGAAATGCGCATTCAAATCGATGCAGAATTGAGAAAACGGCAAGCAAGAGAGAAGCAGAATGCACGGCGTAAAATTCTTGAAATTGCCAATGCGCATGGAATTGATATCGCTGATCTTATAAGTAAAGAGCGCCATTATAGAAATCCCAATAACCAGTGGGAATTATGGAATGGGCGTGGGCGTAAACCTAAGTGGATTAAAGAATGGTTGGAGAATGGTTATGCGCTTGAAGAACTAGAAGTAACATAACATGTGCAATATTCGCAAGATACGAAGATATCAAGAAATATGAACTCAAGCAGTGTGTTGTCTGGTAATGTGATGAATCAAAACACCAAACTAATGCGTCAGTCTAATGTGTCAATAATGTGCTAAGGTGCTTGAACACAGTTATATATGACAGTGCAAAGAGTTTGTTTAACTGTAAGGAGTGTATTGTTGTAACAAGTTGGCATCTTGCTAGCTTGAAATGTTGTGACTGCTTTTGCATTAAGATGGTTTACAAAAGGCATTGTTACTCCTTTTCTTAAAAGATTTTTATCCGCATGTTATTCCTCATTGTTATGTGCAAGCCAATAGTTTTGTGATGATGCATCATAAGAAAATTTGAAATGAGAAAATCTTAAGATATTTTGAGTTTTCATTTAAATTGTAAAACGACAGATTTTTTTTATAAACTGATTGGTTGTTTCATGCCTGCATCTTATATGCTTATAATGTTGATTTGTAGAATAGCAATTTGAGGGCTTTTATGGATTTTTGCTTGAGATTTCTCTTATGAGGCTTTAGGTATAAGCCTTATTTTCTTGTCATTTTTATGGGGTAGATTGGAGAGTGGAAAACAGAATCTCTCTGTGATGGGTGTTGGTTTTGGCCTTTTTGTTTTTAGAGGGGGTTGTGATACGTTTGCTGTTTGTCACCCAAAATTTATTGTGTACGTCAAGGAATAAAGAGTGCGTTGAAGGTTAAAAGATTAAGCACTTTTCAAGCTTCTGTTTGTTTTCTTTGAGTGTGTCGTAGGTGGTAGATGCAATGCACAACTCATCTTGTTTGTAGATGTCTGTTGGGATATTTCAATTATTTTAAACGATTTTTTCATTTGATATGCATTTCCGATGCACTGAATATTAGGTTTTTAAATTTTTAAAAAGTTATTGATTAGATAAATTCTCTGTTACTTAAAAACATTAGGTTACAGTTTGTTTGGTGGTTTTTGTTTTACTTACTTATTATAAGCTCGACTACATAATGGGTCCTTTTTGTATTATGAACTAGGTTACGGGATAACTTTTTATCATATCATAAAACGCCTCCGCCTTTGATAGCGTTTAAGAGTTGGAATTTACCAAAATCTTGGTACATGAAAGTGAGCAAAAAGGTTATCTTAATTAAAGGGATTCTCGTTCATAGATTGCAAAAAACGCAAGGGTATATTTTTTCTTAGAGAGGGAGCCCCTGTAACAGACGTGGAGCATTTGGAGTGATTCCGGAGGCTTCCTGAATGAAATACTTTTTCATTTTTGGTGTTTGATTGACAATTCCAAGTCCGACATCGCGGAGCATTCGCAAAAGGAGATTATCATTAGAAAAAAGTTTGTTCAACCAGTCATTACTCAAGGTCATACGTACAATTTCAAAACGTCTCCAGCGTTGATAGCGCTCCAAAGCAATGAGTGATCCGATATCAAGACCCAACCGTGCTGTTTCGATAATGACTTCAGCGAGTGCGGCGCTGTCGCGTAGTCCTAAATTGAGTCCTTGTCCTGCAAGGGGGTGGATTGTGTGGGCAGCATCGCCAATGAGAGCAAAACGGGGTTTAATACATTGACGTGTTAAAGAAAGGCTCAAGGGAAAAGCTTGGCGTTCCCCATTCCAAGAAAGTTTTCCTAGTTGATGACCGATGCGTTTTTCGAGTTCTGTTTCAAAAATAAGAGCGTCAGTTTTGAGGTAATATTGCGCAGTGTTATGGTGTTCATTCCATACGATGGCGGATCGATTGCCTTTGAGAGGAAGAAGAGCGAAAGGTCCGGCAGGTAAAAAATGTTGAATTGCTTGGCCATGATGGGGTTTTTCATGTTCAATTGTGCAAATGATTGCTGTTTGTTTATAGGGATGAGAAAAGTTTTTAAGGCCTGCTTTTTCGCGTAATTGAGAATGCGCTCCGTCGGCCGCAATCAGTAATTTTGTTTGCCATATTTCTTCATTGCTTAATGTGACAGTTGTGTGTTGTGTTTCTTGATGAAAATCAACGACACGCATATTTGCAATGAAATTAATATCCAGATCTTGTACACGCTTTTTTAAAGCATTCATGAGTTTTCTTTGTTCTACCATAGCAGCAAAGGGTTCGTTGGGAGTGATATCTCCTTCAAAGGTTAAAAGAGTTGGTTTGACAGGATCATCTGTGCATGCATCTGTTATGATCATTGAATGAATGGGTTGGGTATAGGGTTTTATATGTTTCCAACATTGTAATTGTTTTAACATACGAATAGAAGCAGCAGCGAGGGCGAGAGCTCGTATATTGGAAGTGGGAAGTTCTTCTTGAGAAGCAGCATCGACGATATTAATTTTCAGTTCAGGGGCTGCTTGTTTGAGCGCTATTGCCAGCGTAAGGCCAACAGCTGCACCGCCTGCAATAAGGAGATCACATTGTCTTATATTTTTATTGGATTGTAGATTTCTCTTAGATTTCACACTTTTATTGGGATCGGAATGCACAACGCTTCGTTCCATTATTTGCAGTTTTTTCATTCTTAAACGAAAAAGGTATCTTTCTTCAATAACACCTTTTATATCATATTATAAGAAGATTGTTATAATTATGATGGTTAAAACTGTGTTAATATTTTTTGATTATAATCTTGTAACTCTTTAATGCAAAGGTTTTGTATTTGGAATTTATGAATGCACCAAAGTTCTTCCCCTTATGATTCATTAGAAGTGCAGAAATCTTATAGTTCACGGCTTATTGAAATGTTTTTACGCCAGATTGGTGTTTTCATTGGGCTTGGGATTTTGGGTTTCATTATTTTTTGCGTTTTCGCTTTGGCAACTTGGAATATTGCAGATCCGTCATTAACGCATGCAAGTGCAAATAGGGTTACAAACTTTATGGGGTGGCCGGGTGCAATTTTCTCAGATTTTGTCATGCAGTTTTTTGGTTTGGCAAGTCTTGGTATTTTATTGCCGCCATTATTTTGGTCGTTTCTTTTGCTTGCACAAAAAGATATACATAATTTGTTTTTTCGTCTTTTTCTGTGGGGGGGGTCAACAGTTTGTTTTTTAGTTTCTTTTGCTCTTATGACCCCTATTATTCCTTTTACGTATTGGCCATTGCCGATGGGCTTGGGGGGAGTTCTAGGGGATAAAGTTTTAAGTGCTGCTTATTTAATCTTTCCTGCTTTTCTTTCTCCATTTCAAAATGTGCTTTTGGGTGTGGCTCTTATTCTTTTAAGTTTTTTAATGGCTGCTTTTGCGGGTAATGTGGTGTGGCGACGCAAAAAAAATAAAAGGAAAACAAAAAATATTCAGAAAATAGAAAAAATAGAAAATGTGAATCCAGTTTTCGATGAGTTAGAAGATGAAGAAGATTTTACAGATAGAGCACAACACGGTTTTTTTGCTACGACTTTTGGCGCCATTTTACACCTTTTTTATTTTTTACAAGCACGATTTTTTCGTTTTTTCTTCTTCAAAAGTCGCTTTAAGAGACAAGGAAAGTCATTTGATCGGATTGAACCGGTTTTTCTTGATGAAAAAATGAAAGATCAAGAAAAGCAAGATAAGGCGCCGGTTTCTCCCTTGAAAGGCCGTGTTTTTAAGCCGTTAAAGGCTTCTTCAAAAGATGGTTTTCTTCTTCCACTTTTGGATTATCTTTCGGTTTCTCCACCGGCAGTAAGAGATGCAAAGCTTTCTCCTGCTGCCTTAAGAGCAAATTCACAGGAACTTGAAGGTGTTTTGTTAGATTTTGGAGTGAAGGGAAAAATTATTGATGCACGTCCTGGTCCGGTGGTGACTTTGTATGAATTTGAACCGGCAGCTGGTATTAAGTCTTCCCGTATTATTGGTTTGGCAGATGATATTGCGCGTTCGATGCGTGCGATTTCAGCGCGTGTTGCTGTGGTTCCAGGGCGTAATGTGATTGGAATAGAATTGCCCAATGCAACGCGTGAGATGGTTTATTTACGAGAAATTTTGCAAGCGCAGGAATTTGTTGAGAGTAAAGCAAAACTAGGGCTTGCTTTGGGCAAGACTATAGGGGGTGAAACGGTTATCGCAGATTTAGCAAAAATGCCGCATCTTCTGGTGGCAGGTACAACGGGATCGGGAAAATCTGTCGCCATTAATACGATGATTTTATCGCTTCTTTATCGTATGACACCTGATCAATGTCGTCTCATCATGGTGGATCCCAAAATGCTTGAACTTTCAGTTTATGATGGCATTCCCCATTTGTTAACACCTGTGGTAACAGATCCTAAAAAAGCGGTCATTGCGCTTAAGTGGGCTGTTCGTGAAATGGAAGAGCGATACAGCAAAATGTCAAAAGTTGGTGTCCGCAATATTGATGGATTTAATGCGCGTCTCAAAGAAGCAGAAAATCAGGGGGAAACAATAACTCGTACAGTTCAAGTTGGGTTTGATCACGAGACCGGAGAGCCGCTTTACGAAACAGAAACTCTCGATTTGAGTCCTATGCCCTATATTGTTGTCATTATTGATGAAATGGCTGATTTGATGATGGTTGCCGGTAAAGATATTGAAGGGGCTGTGCAGCGCTTAGCGCAAATGGCGCGTGCCGCTGGTATTCATGTGATTATGGCGACACAACGTCCTTCGGTGGATGTGATCACTGGAACGATAAAAGCTAATTTTCCTACACGTATTTCTTTTTCTGTAAGTTCAAAAATTGATAGCCGGACAATTCTTGGTGAACAGGGAGCTGAGCAGTTGTTGGGACAAGGAGATATGCTCTTCATGATGGGAGGAGGGCGTATTCAGCGAGTTCATGGACCTTTTGTGGCTGATGACGAAGTTGAGCAGGTTGTGGTGCATCTCAAAGCGCAAGCACGGCCCGATTATTTGGAAACCATTACGCAGGACATTTCAGAAAATGATACAGATACTTCTTTGATTTCTCCTTCAGCAGATGATCCCTATAGTCAAGCTGTTGCTGTTGTTCTGCGTGATCGTAAGGCTTCCACCTCTTACATTCAACGCCGTTTAGGTATTGGCTATAATCGTGCTGCTTCCTTGATTGAACGGATGGAAGAAGAAGGTATCATTAGTCCAGCCAATCATGCGGGTAAACGGGAAATTTTGGTACCTGCGGAAGAAGAACATTTTTAAAATGAAATCTTTGGCGTTTTTTTCACAATTTTAGAGAAGAATATTTATTTATCATCTGTTGTTTATATTAAAAGTAAATATATTGGAAACGTTTTTTACCTCTAAAAGAGAGTACTACGTTCCAGGAATTATTATTTTGTGAGATATTTTACTTTTCCTTTTAAATGTTGACTGTAATCGTGCTGCTTCGTTGATTTGGTGGATGGAAGAAGAAGGTATTCTTAATGTTGCAAATCACGCAGGTACATGAGAGACTTTGATGTCTTTTGAAATAAAAATCTTTTGATAGTTTTTCAAAAAATATCTTTCTCTTTTAAAGGAGGGTATTTATTTATCATTCGTTGTTTTATTGCAAGGTAAAACCGTATCGCTTGGGAGCATTTTTTTATGAAAACGTTTTTTTTACTGCGGAGAAAAGTCTTTGCATTTCTTGGAATTATTGTTTTTGGGAGCTTAACTTTTCCTGCTGTTTCACAATCATCCCAACAAGTGGTAAGGGCGCAGAATGTTGTCAATCGCTTTGCAGCGATTAAAACAATGACAGGTGATTTTATTCAATTTAGCCCAAAAGGAAAGATGTCTCAAGGGACATTTTATTTAGAGCGTCCAGGAAAGATTCGTTTTATTTATAAAAAATTACCTTTACAGATCATTGCAGATGGCCAGTTTGTTGGAATTAACAATCGTGCTCTGAATACTTGGAATTTCTCACAGCTTTTTCAAACGCCAATGAAGTTTTTGTTGGATGATAAAATTAATGTTTCAACAGGGCGTTTATTAGCATTTCGTGAAGATCCAGGAGCGGTGACGATTGTTCTGCGGGATAAAAGCATTGGAGCAGGGCAAATAAGGATGGTGTTTGATTCTAAAAGCACTGCTTTACGGCAGTGGACAATTGTTGATCAACAAAATCTGGAAACCACTGTTCAAATCATGAATGTACGGACGGGCGTTAGGTTTGCTGATGGGATGTTCACGCTTCCCTCAAAAAAATAGTGCACTGTTATAATATCGGAATTGAAACGAATGTTCTTTCGTATTGCGACTTGGAATATTAATTCTATTCGTTTGCGTCTTACGCAGGTTTTTCAGTATTTGGATATCTTTGCGGCAGATGTTTTGTGTCTACAGGAGACAAAATGTCCAGATGCTTTATTTCCAGTTGAGGCTTTTGAAGCGGCTGGATATAAGCATATCGCATTGAGCGGACAAAAATCTTACAACGGTGTAGCGATTGTATCGCGTTTGCCTTTCAAGAGTGTTGAAAAGCGTTCCTTTTGTCAAAAGGAAGATTGCCGTTACATTTCGGTTATTGTTGAAGCCTATGGAAGAAATGTGAGGATTCATAATTTCTATGTTCCCGCTGGGGGTGATGTTCCTGACGCCGATGTAAATGAAAAGTTCCGTCATAAACTTGATTTTTTAGAAGAAATGTCTTCCATTCGAGCTGATCAGGGAGATGGTCTTTCTTCTCTTTTGGTGGGTGATTTGAATATTGCGCCTTTGGCAGAGGATGTTTGGTCTCATCAGCAATTGTTGAAGGTTGTAAGCCATACACCCATTGAAACTGAGCGTTTACAGGCTTTGTGTTGCCAAGGTGGGTGGGTTGATTTGATGCGTATGCATATTCCCATTCCTACCAAGCTTTATACATGGTGGAGTTATCGTGCACGTGATTGGGCGCTTGCTAATCGTGGGCGGCGGCTTGACCATATTTGGTCTTCTCCAGATCTCGTTCCTTTTGTGGCGGATCTTGCGGTTTTTCGTGTTGCACGGGGGTGGAATCAGCCTTCAGATCATGTTCCAGTACAAACTATATTTGATTTTTCACGTCAAGTTTGAAATAAGAGGTAAATAAAGTATTAATAATTGATTCTGGAGAAATACGGGAGACTAGATGCATATCAGCAAGTGGGTTGTTTCTAACAGATTGCTTTATAGTGTTTTGTTGTGTTTTTTTATATTATCAGGATGTATGGTTGGTCCTAATTACCATAAGACAACTTTTCGTGTTCCAGCAGTTTGGGGGGAGCAGTCTGCACAGACGTCTGGGCGTGCGGATGTGCTTGCAGGATGGTGGCGGCGTTTAAATGACCCTGTTTTGAATGCGTTAATGAATTATGCGATTTCTGGAAATAATAGTGTTGCCGTTGCCAAAGCACGGGTTCGTGAAGCGCGGGCTGGTTTAGGACAAGCTGTGGGATCTCTTTTGCCTAGTGTGTCAAATTCAATCTCAGGAACGCGTAGTAGTTCTGAGCAATCTGATGCGTTCTTCAGTCAATATCGTAGTGGTTTTGATGCAAGTTGGGAACTTGATTTTTTTGGTGGGCGTAAGCGGGCGGTAGAAGCAGCACGTTATGGTCTTGACGCGGCTGTGGAAGATATGCGCGCAACAATGGTGACGCTGTTGGGAGATGTGGCAACAAATTATGTTCAAGTGCGTGGTTGGCAACAGAAATTGTTGATTGTGCGGCAGATTGCTTTATCCCAGCGTAAAACATATGAATTAATGCGTGCCAAATTGAAGGCTGGTGATATATCTGAGCTTGATGTTTCAAATGCCCAAGCACAAATGGCAAATACAGAAGCAGATATTTCACAAATGGAAGCGAATTTAGCGATGAGCATTCATCGCCTTTCCGTTTTAACTGGTCATGTGCCTATGGCTTTGAAGGATCTTTTGCAAAAGAATGCTAAGCACGCAAAGATTCCGCAGCCAAAATGGCCAATACCAGCGGGAATTCCAGCTGATATTTTGTTGACACGTCCGGATTTACGACGGGCAGAACGCCAATATGCTCAAGCGACAGCACGCATTGGTCAGCGTGAAGCTGATCGCTATCCCTCTCTTTCTTTAACTGGGAATATTTCGACAGTAGCAACGGCAATAGATCAATTATGGAAAAATTCAACGATCGGATGGTCTTTTGGACCGGGGCTTCGTTTTCCTTTCTTTAATGGAGGGCAGGTTGTGGCGTCTGTGGCGGTAGCACGTGCACAGCGCGATCAAGCTTTTATTACTTATCGGGCGGCTGTATTAGGAGCTCTGGAAGACGTGGAAAATGCGCTTGTAAGATTGACAAAAGAGCACCAGCGATTAGAAAAGCTTATTGTTGCAAATAAAGCGTCTCTCCATTCATTAAAGCTTTCACGGAGTCTCTTTGAAAATGGAAATATCAGCTTCCTTGAATTGTTAAATGCTAATCGTTCCTATTATTCTTCGCAAATGGCGCTTAAAGATAGCCGTGTTTCTTTGGTTACTCAATATATTACCTTGATGAAGGCATTAGGTGGTGGTTGGGATGGCGTGGTTGATGTTTCACGTTCGGAAGTTGTTGATGGTGCACCGCGTTCGCATACGAGAGTAGGGCAATGAAAAAAAGTTTTATAAAAAATTTCATTACAAAACACAAAAAACTTTCTTTATTTTTAACTGGTATCCTTCTTCTCCTCTTTTTTTTATGGCTTCGTTCTGTTTTTTGGGGAACATCATCACCGGTTTATATGACAGCAGTGGTGAAGCGTGGTGATATCGAGGAAAGTGTTTTGGCTTCTGGTCTTGTGCGTCCTTATCGGTTGGTAGCTGTTGGTGCACGTGCAACAGGGCGAGTAGTTTCAATGCGCGTTTTCCCAGGCAGTGTTGTGAAAGAAGGGGATCTTTTGGCAGAAATTGATCCTACAGATCAAGAAAATGATCTGAAAAGAAAAAAAGCAGCATTATCCCATTATTATGCGAGTTTGGTAGAACAAGAAGCTTATCTCTCTCTTGCGCAGAAAAATTTAGAGCGTCAGAAAAAAATGATCGAATCACATGCAATTTCACGGGCTAATTTCGATGATGCTGCAACACAAGTGAAAATACGCGCGGCGCAAATTGCTCAGCTTCGGCAGCAGATTGTACAAGCACAAATTGATGTGGACAGTGCAGAAGTCAATTTAGGTTATACGAGGGTGACTGCTCCTTCAGCGGGCACAGTGTTAGCAACGGTTGTAGAAGAAGGGCAGAATGTCAATGCCGTTCAGTCGGCTCCGACGATTGTTATTTTAGGCGATTTGTCAAAGATGACTGTCAAAGCGCAAATCTCAGAAGCTGATATTCTTAAAGTGCGTGCTGGACAACCACTCTATTTTACCGTTTTGGGCAATTCGCAGCGTCGTTATGAGGGAACTCTAGAAAGAGTAGAGCCGGCACCTGAATCAATTCGTGCTGATGTGAGTATCAATCCTGGTGTGCTCGGAGGTTCTGGTTCTCTGGCATCATCGGCTATCTATTATAACGGTATTGTGCATGTCGATAATGCGGATAATTTTTTGCGTACTTATATGACTGCACAAGTTCATATTATCTTAGGGCGTGCTCAAAATGTTTTGTTGGTTCCAAGTGATGCTTTACGTGATGAAACAAAAGAGCATAAAGCATGGGTTTCTCTTTTAGTAGGGAAAAATAAGGTGGTTGCAAAACAGGTGACTGTTGGGCTTAATAACAAAGTTGTAGCAGAGATTGTTTCAGGCCTTAATGAGGGTGATGTCGTCATTACCGGTTCGCGCGATGGGGTAATGCCAGATATTCCTGATGAACATAGTGAAGATGAGAGCTAAAGCATGAAAGCAGATGCTGTCCTTGTTTTAGAAAATATTGTGCGCAAGTTTCCTGCCGGCGACACATTTGTCACTGTTTTGAAAGACATTAATCTAACCATTAAGCGCGGTGAAATGGTAGCGATTGTGGGAGCTTCTGGTTCAGGAAAATCCACCTTGATGAATATTTTAGGCTGCCTTGATCGACCAACCTCTGGGCGCTATTGGATTTCAGATAAAGAAACAGCCTCCCTTGCTGCTGATGAATTGTCGGCTTTGCGGCGCAATCATTTTGGATTTATTTTCCAGCGTTATCATTTGTTGAATGAATTGACAGCTCTTGGTAATGTCGAAATTCCAGCTATTTATGCAGGGTTTCCTGTTGCGACAAGAAGACAACGTGCACAAGACTTGTTAACGCGCTTGGGAATGGGCAATCGGATGGATCATCGTCCAAACCAACTTTCCGGTGGTCAGCAACAACGTGTGTCTATTGCTCGGGCGTTGATGAATAATGCAGAGGTTATTCTCGCAGATGAGCCAACCGGTGCATTAGATAAACAGAGTGGCCAAGAAGTATTGCGTATTTTGGATGAGCTTCATAAAGAGGGGCGCACTATTATCATTGTAACCCATGATATGCAGGTGGCTGAAAGAGCAAATCGTATTATTGAAATCAGCGATGGAGAAATTGTTGCCGATAAGGTGTCAAAGGGCACAAAAACAAAAGCTGTGGGTGCAAAAACAAAAACTGATAGTGAACCTTTTCAGGAGAATCAAAATCTAAAAGGTGAACAATTGCTTGGTGCTTTTCGTTCTTTTGCTGAGCGGTTTCGTGAAGCCTTTATTATGGCTTTGTTAGCAATGAATGCGCATAGGATGCGAACTTTTTTAACAATGCTTGGGGTAATTATCGGTATTGGTGCAATTATTGCTATGGTGGCTTTAGGAAATGGCACACGAGAAAAAATTATGGAAAATTTTAAGAGCTTGGGCTCTAATACATTGACAATTTTACCTGGAAAAAGTTTTTCTGATCCACAAGCAGGAAAAATAACCAGTTTGGTTGAGGCTGATGCAGAAGCTCTCTCAAATTTACCTTATATTTCTGGCGTGACACCTCAGATTTCAGCAAACTCGACAGTGCGTTTTGGTGCAGTAGAAGTCAATGCTGTCATTATGGGGGTGGGGGAACAATTCTTTCAGACACAGGGGCTTAACGCTATCAAAGGGCAGTTGTTTGATCAGAAAAGTGTGCATGATCGGGCGGTTGATCTTGTGGTTGAAAAAGAAGCGCTTTCTGTTCTTTTCCCCCATAGCCGTGAAAGTCCTCTTGGGAAAGTGGTTCATGTGGGGCAGGTTCCAGCGCGCATTGTTGGTGTTGTGGATCCGCAAAATCATGCAAATGGAGGGGTGGCAAGTACGTTGCAGATTTATTTGCCTTATACGACAGTGCAAACACGTTTTCTTGGAACAACGCAGGTTCGTGCAATTACGGTTAAGGTTGCCGATCATGTTGATTCACATTTGGCAGAGAAGATGGTACAGCGTTTTCTTACTATGCGGCATGGTGGTGAAGATTTCTTTATCAGAAATTCAGAATTCTTCCGTGAACGCATCATGGAAAGCACACATATCTTAACGCTTTTAGTCTCTTCAATTGCAGCTATTTCACTGATTGTCGGTGGTATTGGGGTGATGAATATTATGTTGGTTACTGTTTCGGAACGTATCAATGAAATTGGCGTGCGTATGGCAGTTGGTGCACGTCAAAGTGATATTTTACAGCAGTTTCTCATTGAAGCGATTTTAGTTTGTGTGATTGGTGGTGGTATTGGGGTTCTATTTGGACTTTCTATCGGTGGTTTGTTTTTGCTGTTTAAGGCACCTATCCACTTGATTTATACGATTGATTCTATCGTTATGTCCCTTTTCTTTTCAACTCTTATCGGAGTGTGTTTTGGCTTTTCGCCTGCGCGGCAGGCTTCACGGCTTGATCCTGTTGTTGCTCTCTCACGCGATTAAGCGTCATGAAGTGTGCGCAGGGGGGGTATGGTTGTTTGATGTGTTATACGAGGTAAAAACATTTGTAAAAAGAGGCATTGATCAAGAAGGTAAGGATGCTGTACGGAATACCTGCTTTAACGAAATAACGAGTAGGCACGGCGGGTGAGTGAGTGTTTTTTCTGTTGCTCGTTATTGTGGTGATGAGAAGTGTATGAAGTAATCTCCATGAGTTTTCCATACATGATTTTTTAATTCTCTTGCAGCCATTTTATTGGTTGTGGGTAGTACGGTTACGTGGAGCTCATATTTATGCTCTATCAGAAATTATTATCTTTAGAAATTTTATGCCTTCTAAGAAGGATCCATATTATCCTGTGCACAAGCTATTGTAGGTAAAATTTATGTGGGGGGGTGGTGCACTTTTTGTTTTGGGCAATG from Bartonella taylorii encodes:
- a CDS encoding LolA family protein, coding for MKTFFLLRRKVFAFLGIIVFGSLTFPAVSQSSQQVVRAQNVVNRFAAIKTMTGDFIQFSPKGKMSQGTFYLERPGKIRFIYKKLPLQIIADGQFVGINNRALNTWNFSQLFQTPMKFLLDDKINVSTGRLLAFREDPGAVTIVLRDKSIGAGQIRMVFDSKSTALRQWTIVDQQNLETTVQIMNVRTGVRFADGMFTLPSKK
- a CDS encoding lytic transglycosylase domain-containing protein; translation: MTIPNFMMLLATCAPTIHPTTFPAVVMQKSQDYIYVIGFNDCHKLSHQPSTFQEEIATAEKLMHNCHNFDISLGQINVNNLELVCTSYSDLFDPCKNLKAAQVILTYCYKQAVSKYSFERTALQAALSYYKTRNFNGGFSTASVQKVSSHTGVKVPTLVGEELQETLQLHTKGQEHIIETEPLLPSSEEPADVFTHKASGVRDAFTAEDPSSLEKQQE
- a CDS encoding H-NS family nucleoid-associated regulatory protein; amino-acid sequence: MNDLKNMNLDELQEMRIQIDAELRKRQAREKQNARRKILEIANAHGIDIADLISKERHYRNPNNQWELWNGRGRKPKWIKEWLENGYALEELEVT
- a CDS encoding ubiquinone biosynthesis hydroxylase, translating into MHSDPNKSVKSKRNLQSNKNIRQCDLLIAGGAAVGLTLAIALKQAAPELKINIVDAASQEELPTSNIRALALAAASIRMLKQLQCWKHIKPYTQPIHSMIITDACTDDPVKPTLLTFEGDITPNEPFAAMVEQRKLMNALKKRVQDLDINFIANMRVVDFHQETQHTTVTLSNEEIWQTKLLIAADGAHSQLREKAGLKNFSHPYKQTAIICTIEHEKPHHGQAIQHFLPAGPFALLPLKGNRSAIVWNEHHNTAQYYLKTDALIFETELEKRIGHQLGKLSWNGERQAFPLSLSLTRQCIKPRFALIGDAAHTIHPLAGQGLNLGLRDSAALAEVIIETARLGLDIGSLIALERYQRWRRFEIVRMTLSNDWLNKLFSNDNLLLRMLRDVGLGIVNQTPKMKKYFIQEASGITPNAPRLLQGLPL
- a CDS encoding FtsK/SpoIIIE family DNA translocase; the protein is MHQSSSPYDSLEVQKSYSSRLIEMFLRQIGVFIGLGILGFIIFCVFALATWNIADPSLTHASANRVTNFMGWPGAIFSDFVMQFFGLASLGILLPPLFWSFLLLAQKDIHNLFFRLFLWGGSTVCFLVSFALMTPIIPFTYWPLPMGLGGVLGDKVLSAAYLIFPAFLSPFQNVLLGVALILLSFLMAAFAGNVVWRRKKNKRKTKNIQKIEKIENVNPVFDELEDEEDFTDRAQHGFFATTFGAILHLFYFLQARFFRFFFFKSRFKRQGKSFDRIEPVFLDEKMKDQEKQDKAPVSPLKGRVFKPLKASSKDGFLLPLLDYLSVSPPAVRDAKLSPAALRANSQELEGVLLDFGVKGKIIDARPGPVVTLYEFEPAAGIKSSRIIGLADDIARSMRAISARVAVVPGRNVIGIELPNATREMVYLREILQAQEFVESKAKLGLALGKTIGGETVIADLAKMPHLLVAGTTGSGKSVAINTMILSLLYRMTPDQCRLIMVDPKMLELSVYDGIPHLLTPVVTDPKKAVIALKWAVREMEERYSKMSKVGVRNIDGFNARLKEAENQGETITRTVQVGFDHETGEPLYETETLDLSPMPYIVVIIDEMADLMMVAGKDIEGAVQRLAQMARAAGIHVIMATQRPSVDVITGTIKANFPTRISFSVSSKIDSRTILGEQGAEQLLGQGDMLFMMGGGRIQRVHGPFVADDEVEQVVVHLKAQARPDYLETITQDISENDTDTSLISPSADDPYSQAVAVVLRDRKASTSYIQRRLGIGYNRAASLIERMEEEGIISPANHAGKREILVPAEEEHF
- a CDS encoding exodeoxyribonuclease III, with protein sequence MFFRIATWNINSIRLRLTQVFQYLDIFAADVLCLQETKCPDALFPVEAFEAAGYKHIALSGQKSYNGVAIVSRLPFKSVEKRSFCQKEDCRYISVIVEAYGRNVRIHNFYVPAGGDVPDADVNEKFRHKLDFLEEMSSIRADQGDGLSSLLVGDLNIAPLAEDVWSHQQLLKVVSHTPIETERLQALCCQGGWVDLMRMHIPIPTKLYTWWSYRARDWALANRGRRLDHIWSSPDLVPFVADLAVFRVARGWNQPSDHVPVQTIFDFSRQV